The genomic interval ACCTTCTTGCCCTCGGAGCGGGCCACGTCGCGCGCGGCGCGTTCGAGGCCCGAGCAGCCTTCGAGGAAGGGGAGGGTGCGGGCGCGGCGGACCTCGTCGTCCATGCCGGTGGCGACGCCGTCGAGGGTGCGGCGGTCGGCGGAGAGGTCTCGAGTCACTCGCGCGAGCTCGGTCTCCGCGCGTCGGAGCGCGGCTTCGCCTTCGGTGCCCTGGACGGCTTCACGGACACGCGCCAGTTCCTCGCGGATGGTCTCCAGGGCGTCGGTCCGTCCTTCGAGCCGGAGCGCGGCGACGCGCAGTTCGCCGCTGCGCGCGAGAAGGGCATCGAGCTTCTGCGCGGAGACACGAACGGGCAGCGTCGTCTCCAGCGTGGAGCCGCTGGGGACAGGCTCTGTCGGGCGCGTGGGCTGCGGGGCCCCTGGGGCGTGAGTCGTCGTGGGCTGCGACGTGGGTGATGACTCAGCGGGAAGCGTCTGTGCGTCGCGCGTGGAAGGCGGAGCGCGAGCCTGTGAGGGCTCCTCCGCGCCCGCCGTCTGCGCGCCTTCCGAGGGGGACGGCTCTGTCCCCCGCGAGGGAGTCTGTCCCTCGGGTGCTGGAGGCTGCCCGAGTGCCGCATCCGCGGCGCGTTGCAGCTCCGGGAGCAGGTTCTCCAGCGGAGCGCCGGTCAGTTCCTCTTTCGCCGCGAGCCTCCGCCCCGCGTCGTCCAGCGCATCCACCGTGGTGAAGCACAGCTCGAACAGCTCCGGTGTTCCTCCGCGTCCATCGCGCAGCGGCTCCAGCACCTCCTCCAGCCGATGACACGCTGTCTCCACCAGCAACGCGCTGGCCGCGCGCGCCGCGCCCTTCACGCTGTGCAATGTGCGCAACAGCGCCGCCACCAGCTCACCGGAGCGCGCGGGCACCTGCTCCCGCTCCAACGCGAGCAGGTCGCGGTTGAGCGACGCCACGTGCCCTTCCAGTTCCTCGAGGAACGTGGCGAGCAGCGCCTGGGCAAGCCTGTCGCGGTCCATCAGCGCCCGTACTCTTCCAACAGGGTCTTGAGCTTCTGTCCCATGCCGTTGATGTCCTGCATCGCGCGCTCTGTCTGCCGCGAGGACATCAACCCCTGCTGTGTCGCTTGATTCACGTCATGCATCGCCTGGCGTATCTGCGCGATGCCCGTGGCCTGCTGGTTGGCGGACGCGGCGATCTGCGCGGCCGTGAGGGAGGCCTGCGCCAGCAGGTCGCTCAGCGCCTGGATGGTGGTGCCTGCCTCGGACACGATGCGCGTGGTCGAGGCCACGCTCTTGGTGCCCTCTTCGGTCGTCATCACCGCGCCATGGGTGGCCTTCTGTATCTGCCCCAGAATCTGCCGCACCTGTCCCGTGGCCTTCTTGGACTGGTCCGCCAGCGCCTTCACCTCCGTGGCGACCACCGCGAAGCCCCGGCCGTTCTCCCCCGCGCGGCTCGCCTCGATGGACGCGTTGAGCGCGAGCATGTGCGTCTGCTCGGAGATGTCATTGACGGTGGTGATGATATCGCCGATGGCCTGGGCCTGTTCGGCCAACGCGAGGATGCGCGAGGCGATGGACTCCACCTGTTCGCGCAGCACGCTCATCGAGGTGACGGCCTCCTCCACCGAGCGGCGTCCCGCGCGGCCCACCTCCTCCGCGTGCCGCGCGGAGTTGCTGACATCGCGTGCACGCCCGGCGGCCTCCTCGGAGGTCTTGGTGATCTCCTCGATGGTGCTCACCGTCTCCGTCACCGCGCTGCCCTGCTCCTGCGCGCCGGCCACCTGCTCCGTGGTGCTGGCCAGAATCTCCGCGCTGGTGCTCGCGAGCTGATTGACGAACTCGGCCACGGTGCGCAGCGTGTGCTCGCGCTGCTCGGACTGCTTGGCGATGTGAATCTCCGACTGTTGACGGCGCTCCGCCATCTCGTTGAAGGCGCGGGCGAGCTCCGTCATCTCGTCGCGCCCCTTCAGGTTGATGCGGTGGTTGAGGTGGCCCAGGCCGAGCTGCTCCGCGCCCATCATGAGCTGGCGCAGCGGGACGGTGATGCTGCGAGTCACCAGATAGCTGCCCAGGCCGACGATGAGCACACCCAGCACGGTGCAGACGGCGAGCACCCATCGCATCTGCTGTGCGGCGGCGCGCGCCTCATTGGCGTGTTCGGTCCACCGCTCCTGCTCGTCGGCGAGCATCTCGTTGATGACGTCGCGAATCTGGTCCATGAGCTGCCTGCCCCGGTTGCTCCGGATGACGGGCAGGGCGGCCTCGAGTCCCTCTTGTCGGCGCAGGCGGATGCCCTCTTCGAGCAGCGCCAGCCGGCTCACGACGAGCGGCTCCAGACGGACCATGCGGTTGCGTTGCTCGGGGTAGGGCGCCAGGGCGTCGCGCAGGAGGCTCTGGTCCTGCTGGAGCGCGGAGATGGCCTGCTGATAGGGCTCCAGGTAGGGGTCCTCGCCCGTGAGGAGGAAGCCTCGCTGACCTGTCTCGGCGTCGATGAGCAGCGCGCGGAGTTCACGGACCAGGCGGAAGTTCTCGTGGGCCTTGAGCAATCCCTCGGTGGTATCCGTGAGCTGACGTGCGCCCTGGAAGGCGACGGTCGCCAGGGCGAGGAGCACGAGCAGGGAGAGTCCGAAGCCGACCGCGATGCGGTTGCCGATGTTCATGGGACGCCCTCGTCGGACAGGTCGAACACGAGGCGACTGTCACCCAGCAGGGCCTCTCCCTCCAGCAGGAGATTTCCCTCTCTGTCGGCGGCGAACACCAGCGAGCCCGCGTCGTCCGCCAGGGCCACGGGGGCCGGCAACAGTTCCTGGCTCGACACCTGGGTGACCTCTTGGACCTCTTCGGTGCGTATGCCCAGCTCGGCGCGTCCCGTGCCCAGGACGAGCAGGGGGCCCTTGCTGTCCACGGGTTCGCGGCCGAAGAGCGGCGCCAGCTCCACCACCGGGAGGACTTCTCCGTGCAGGAGGGTGAGGCCGCGCAGCACCGGAGGCGCACCGGGTAGCGGCACCACGTCTGTCGACCGGACGACTTCCAGCACGAAGCGGGACTCGAGCGCGTAGAGTTGCCCGCTCGCGCGGAAGCGAATCATCTCGCGAAGGGTGCCAGGGGCGACCTCGGGGGCTGGAGGACGGCTGAGGACGCGGGCCCGGGCGTCGAGCAGCGCGGCCTGCTGCTCGGGATTGAGCGTGCCTTGTGTCTCACGAGCCGCGTCGAGCTCGGTCATGCGCGTGCGGACCGCCTCCCAGTCGATGCCACGGGAGCCCGCCATCACGGCG from Myxococcus stipitatus carries:
- a CDS encoding chemotaxis protein CheW, translated to MAGSRGIDWEAVRTRMTELDAARETQGTLNPEQQAALLDARARVLSRPPAPEVAPGTLREMIRFRASGQLYALESRFVLEVVRSTDVVPLPGAPPVLRGLTLLHGEVLPVVELAPLFGREPVDSKGPLLVLGTGRAELGIRTEEVQEVTQVSSQELLPAPVALADDAGSLVFAADREGNLLLEGEALLGDSRLVFDLSDEGVP
- a CDS encoding methyl-accepting chemotaxis protein gives rise to the protein MNIGNRIAVGFGLSLLVLLALATVAFQGARQLTDTTEGLLKAHENFRLVRELRALLIDAETGQRGFLLTGEDPYLEPYQQAISALQQDQSLLRDALAPYPEQRNRMVRLEPLVVSRLALLEEGIRLRRQEGLEAALPVIRSNRGRQLMDQIRDVINEMLADEQERWTEHANEARAAAQQMRWVLAVCTVLGVLIVGLGSYLVTRSITVPLRQLMMGAEQLGLGHLNHRINLKGRDEMTELARAFNEMAERRQQSEIHIAKQSEQREHTLRTVAEFVNQLASTSAEILASTTEQVAGAQEQGSAVTETVSTIEEITKTSEEAAGRARDVSNSARHAEEVGRAGRRSVEEAVTSMSVLREQVESIASRILALAEQAQAIGDIITTVNDISEQTHMLALNASIEASRAGENGRGFAVVATEVKALADQSKKATGQVRQILGQIQKATHGAVMTTEEGTKSVASTTRIVSEAGTTIQALSDLLAQASLTAAQIAASANQQATGIAQIRQAMHDVNQATQQGLMSSRQTERAMQDINGMGQKLKTLLEEYGR